Sequence from the Cetobacterium ceti genome:
CTTGCCATTGCCACATTTAAAGACTCAGCACTTCCGTATATTGGAATAATTATTTTTTCTTCACAAGCTTCAATAATTTCCTTTTCAATTCCATTTCCCTCGTTTCCAAAAATAATAGCATTTTTATTTTCAAGTTTCATAGATGTATATGGAATAGAATCTTTTTCTAAAGCTGTGGCAATTAATTTATAATTTTTTTTCTTTAAATAAGTTAATAGGTCTTTTTCATCTATATAATGAATATTCATAGATAAAATAGATCCCATACTACTTCTAACTGTTTTTTCATTATAACAATCTACGCTACCTTTAGTAACAATAATATCTTTAAATCCTGCTGCATCTGCAACTCTTATTATAGTTCCCATATTTCCAGGATCAGATATTTTATTTAAAACAACTATATTGTCATCTAATTCACACTCTAAATTTAATCTGCTTTTATAAACGATAATAACTCCTTGGGAATTTTCTTGAGATGTTATTTGAGAAAAAAGTTTATAATCTAAAAGTATTTTTCTACAATTGAATTTTGCTAATCTCTCCTCTAACTTAACATCTATATCTATTTCCTCATTTATTAAAATCATTTGAGGCTCTATATTAAAATCTAAAAATTTTACGCCCTCTGCTAAAAAAAGATTTTCACTATCTCTATATTTTTTTGTTTTTAATTTTTTAAGAAACTTAAAAGTTTCATTATCCTTACTTCTAATTATTTCCATTTTACCTCCTAAAATCCTTCTAAAATATTATACATTACATTTAAAGGAATTTCTATCTTTTCTAGTAAAGACTAAATAAAATACTTTTTTGTTGAGGGGGTGGGAGTTATGTTTTCCTTAAAGTTTCTTAGATTAATTCAAATACTAGATTCTAATAGGGTACCAAGCATAAGTCACATACAGGAATTAGATTACTTTGGAACAAAAGCCTTAGAATATTACACGTCAAGAATAGACATTGTAAAAACACCGATTATATATCGACTTCTTAAAATATATAATGAAAGAACTTTTAAAGATGATATGCACTTTTTAGATATTTTACAGGGAAATAACAAGGAAAAACATCCCTTGATTTTTAATTTAGAATATTTTGATAGCACTCCATTTGAAACTCTTGAAACCTTTAATATATATAGAGGAAATTTAAAAATTTTTGAAGATGTAGCAATTAAAATTTCTAGAAAAAATTCTAAAAATTTAAAAAAACAAATCCATTCTCTGGAAAAATTAACGACTTTTTCACATTTTTTACCCAATGGCCACATGTCAGAGAATCTAAAAGATGTTGTTAAATATTGTAAAAACTCCATGGAATTAGAATATGATTTAAATAATCATCACTGTGCTATGAATTACTTAAAAAAAATGAATGAAGCATATTTACCAAAATATCCTGTATTAAAATTTTTAAAATTTTCAAAAGAATTTAATTATCTTTCTGAAAAAAATGTCTATGTGTCTAAGTTTATAGATAATGGTAGACCTCTTAATATAGCCCTAGCCAAAGAAAAGTTAACTATGGAAAATATTAGTAATTTAATTTATATACGATTAATTCATCTTTTAGATATTGGAATTTTTCCTAAAAATAATTCTAATAGAGATATTATTGTAGATGATGATGGGTATTTTTATTTTAGAAATTTTTATTCCCTATGTAAACTTCACAAAAAAAATAAAAAGATTTTAAATCAATTTATAAAAACTTTATTAAATGAGGATTTTTCCTTGGCACTAAATTATATTTTACTTCTTTCAATAAATTCAAAGCAAATACATGAGGATATTGCTTTTAAAGAGGAGGGATTAAAGTATTTAGAGGAAAACTTCAGTAGTAATAAAAATATAAATATTATAAAAATAATTTTAAATTTATTTAAAATTGCAGATGCTCATAAATTTAAATTCTCTTCAGATATTTTTGATTTCTTTAAGGAACTTATTTTTATAAAGTTAATTATTTTAAACTGTAGATATAAAATAGAACTATTTACCATTTTAAAAGATTTTATTAACAATCTTAATTCTTGATTTAATATGAAAAGTATAATATAATTTACTTATTGTTAAATTACTTTAGGAGGAGTGGTAAATGAAAAAAATTATACTTTTGCTTTCAATGATTTTCATGTTAGCTGCCTGTGGTGGTAAAGGTGATAAGGAGAAGGCAAATAATGTTCTTTATGTTTACGAGTGGGCGGATTATATTCCAAAACAAATTTTTGAAAAATTTGAAAAGGAAACTGGTATTAAAGTAGTAGAGGACATCTATTCATCTAATGAGGAAATGTTTGCAAAACTAAAAGCTGGTGGTAAAGGTTATGACTTAGTTATTCCTTCAACGGACTATGCTGAAATAATGATGAACGAAGGTATGTTAGAAAAAATTGATAAAAATCAAATTCCTAACTTTAAAAATATAGACCCAATAGTTCTTGATAAATTACATTATTTTGATAAAGACAATGACTATGCAGTACCATACGTAATGGGAGCCACTGTTATAGCTGTAAATAAAAAATATGTTAAGGATTACCCAAGAGATTATACAATCTTTGAAAGAAAGGACTTAGCTGGAAGAATGACTCTTTTAGATGATATGAGAGAGGTTATGACATCAGCCCTAGGAACTTTAGGATATCCACAAAATACTACAAGTGAAAAGGAAATTGCCCAAGCAGCAGATTTAGTTAAGCAATGGAAGAAAAATATTGCTAAATTTGATTCTGAATCATATGGTAAGGGATTTGCCAATGGAGATTTCTGGGTTGTTCAAGGATATGCTGAGAATATATATGTAGAATTAGATCCTGATCAGAAAAAGGATACAGACTTTATAATTCCTGAGAAAGGTGGAACTTCTTATATAGATTCCTTTGTACTTTTAAAAGATTCTAAAAATAAAGAAGCTGCATATAAGTTCTTAAACTTTATAAACGAACCTGAAAACTATGCTTTAATCTGTGATCATTTAGGATTACCATCTATAAATGTTCCAGCTAGAAAATTAGTTACAAAGAAACCTATGTACACAATTGAAGATTTAAAAAATACTCAAACACTTAGAGATATTAAATCTACTTTAGATTTACAAAATAAATACTGGCAACAGATTTTAGTTGACTAGTTGAAATTAAAGAGGAGGGGCTAGCCCCTCCTCTTATTTTCTTCTATTTTCTTAATAAATCAAATAGATATATTCCATAAAATACTATCATAGCAATTCCTTGCCATCTCACTAGTTTTCTACGTCTTAGTATAAATACAAATAGTAAAACTCCAGCTAAAACATTAAATATTAACTCTAAGTTTTCTCCTGCTCCAATATTTATTGGTCTAATTACAGCAGAAATTCCCAATATAAAGAAAATATTAAATATATTTGATCCCACACAGTTTCCTATTGCTAAGTCTGAATTTTTCTTCATAGCTGCCACAACTGAAGTTGCCAGTTCAGGAAGGGAAGTTCCCAGTGCTACTATTGTAAGGGAGATAACTCTTTCAGAAACCCCTAATCCAGTAGCTATATCAACTGCTGAATCAACTATAAATTTTCCTCCAACTATTAATAAAATAAGGCCACCTATAAAGGCTCCTATGGCAATTCCCATGGAATAATTTTTTATCTCTAGTTCATCCTCTTCCTTAGCCTTTAAAGTTAGATAGAAATTATATCCTAAAAACATTAAAAAGAAAATTAGAAGAATAATTCCATCTCCTCTACCTATAATAGAGTTAACTCCATCAAAGTAATAATCATTGGCCATTATAAGAACTATAAACCCCGCTATAAACGATAGGGGAACCTCTATAAATGTTGTTGTTTTACTTACACTAAGGGGATATATAGCAGCAGTTACACCTAAAATTATAAGTGTGTTAATAAGATTACTACCTATAACATTCCCCATAGTTATTGCTGAGTATCCCTTTACAGAAGCTATGGTATTTACCACAAGTTCTGGAGCTGAAGTTCCAAAGGCAACTATTGTAAGACCTATTACTATATTTGGTATATTAAATTTTTTAGCTATGGCTGAAGCGCCATCCACTAGGAAATTAGCTCCATATACCAGAGCCACAATTCCCAAAATCATAAAAACAATGGACATCATTTTACCCACCCCTTTAAACTATTAATTACTTAAGTATTTTACCACATTATTTAATATATTTCCTTGTAAGAGTTAGAAATATGGTGTATAATTTTTCTAAAAGACTTTTTTTTGGAGGTACACCAATGATTTTTTCCATTAATAGAATTAATTTAGTTGAAATTCTCTCGGAATTTACTAATATTCTTAAGGACAACCCCATAAGGCCAGTCCTGTCGGGACTTAAGATTGAAGCTATAGATGACAAAATAATATTCACAGGAACAAATATGGAAACAAACTTTATAAGAGAAGTAAGAGGAGAGGTTAATGAAAATGGTGTTGTAGTTTTTAAACCACAACTTGTATTTGAGTATGTTAAATTACTTGATAATGAAACTATTATATTTTCCCTTCAAAATGAAACTCTTCTAATACACCAAGCTGAATTTACAATTTTAGATGCTGATATTTATCCAATGATTCCCAAATTAACTTTTGATAAAATTATAGATATAAAAGGAAGAGACCTTGTAAAATCATTTGAAAAGGTTAAATTTTCTTCGGCTATTTCCAATGAAAATTTAGCTATTAACTGTATTAGAACTATTTTTTCAAGTGAAGGAATAGAGTTTATCTCTACTGATTCCTATAGACTTACATATTTAAAGGAAGATTATCCTTGTTCCTTAGAAAAAGAATTATCAATTCCTATAGAAACTATAATTATCCTATGTAAGTTAATGAAGGATTTAGATGACATAGTTACCATAGGACACAATGGAAGTACTCTTGTATTCCTTTGGAAAGATATTTATTTTTCAACAAAGTTAATCGAGATGCCTTTTCCCAATGTAAAAGCCATAATAGCAGGAGCTAATTTTACAAAAATGATGGAATTTAGCACTAAGGAACTTAAAAGTGCTCTTAAAAAGGTAATGACAGTTGCAAGAACATCTATTGAAACTAAAAATGGAGCTTTATTTGAATTTAAAAATAATAATTTAATAATGAGTGCCTTTTCTGGTAAGGCTAAAATAACTCAAAAGGTTAATATGATAAAAACTGGTGAGGACTTAAGATGTTCTCTAAATACTAAATATTTATATGATTTTATTGAAAATATAGAAAAGAATACAGTTATTAAAGGGAATGCTGCTTCGGCTATGTTTGAAGTTTCTGAATTTGAGAACCCTTCATACAAATATATATTAATGCCACTAGCCCTAAGAGATTAATACTGTAGAAAGGGGAAGAGCCTATGATAAAAATTTATAAAAGCCACAATGACATATTAGAAAAAAAGCCCTTTGTAATAGGAGAAAATCTAGAGATTCAGAAACTGAAGGAGAAGAATACTTGGATTCACTTATTAAATCCCACTGAGGAAGAGATAAAAGTTATTACAAATGCCTTTGAGATTCCTGACGAACACGTTAGGGCAGCCTTAGACGATGAGGAAAAAGCCCGTTTAGAAATAGATGATGGCATGATATTAGTAATTATAGATGTTCCTATGCATAGTACTGAAAATAGATGTTCATTTACAACTATGCCACTAGGTATTATTTTACTAAATGATAATATTATTACTGTTTCAACAACTAAGTTCCCTCTTATTGAGGAATTTATAAACGGTAAAATTAAATCTTTTTATACTTATAAGAAAATAAGATTTATATTACAGCTTCTATTCCGTAATTCAACTTACTTCCTATATTACCTAAAACAAATTGGTAGAATAAGTGATAGTGTTGAAAAACACCTAAAGGAATCTATGAGAAATGAGGAGCTTATGTTGCTTCTAGAATTAGAGAAAAGTTTGGTTTATTTTACCACTTCATTGAAATCAAATGAAGCAGTTCTTGAAAGAATGATGAGAACTGAAATTGTGAAAAAATATCCCGATGACTTAGAACTTCTAGAAGACGTTATTATCGAAACCAAACAGGCTATAGAGATGGCAAATATTTATTATAGTATCCTTGGTGGTACTAGAGATGCCTTTTCCTCTGTAATCTCAAACAATATGAATGAAGTAATGAAAAAACTTACTTCAATTACTATAGTTTTCGCCATTCCAACAATTGTTTCAGGATTGTGGGGAATGAACGTGGCTGGTATTCCATTTGCTCATAATCCCTACGGATTTTTAATCGTGCTTATAATGGCCATTCTATTTGGGATATTACTTGCATGGATTTTATTTAGAAAAGAGATGTTTTGAAAAAAAGACCCCTTTAAAGGAATGTAATTCCTTTAGGGGTTATTTTTTTATACAGGTTTTTTTAGTTTTATGATATAATTTAAATTAGTAGTAGTTACAATTTAACAATTTGAGGAGGTTTTACATGAGTTCAAAAGTACATGATACGAAAAAGTTGACTCTAGTAGCCCTGATACTTATGATATTTACATCGGTATTTGGGTTTAATAATATTCCAAGATCTTTTTATCTAATGGGATATTCTGCGATCCCTTGGTATATTTTATCAGGTGTTTTATTTTTCATTCCATATGCCTTTATGATGGCTGAATATGGAGCCGCTTTTAAAAATGAAACTGGTGGAATCTACTCTTGGATGGAAAAGTCAGTGGGGCCTAAATATGCCTTTATCACAACTTTTATGTGGTATGCTTCATATATAATCTGGATGGTTAATATGAGTTCTGGTATTTGGGTTATAGTTTCTACAGCTATTTTTGGAAGTGATTTAACTTCTAAACTTTCACTATTTGGATTAAATTCTACACAAACTATGGGGATACTTGGAATTTTATTAATGGTGGTATTTACCTTTGTAGCAAGTAAAGGTTTAAATAAAATTACTAAGGTTACATCTCTTGGTGGTATTGCAGTAACTCTTTTAAATTTAGTTTTATTAGTTGGGGCACTTTTAGTTTTTGTTTTAAATGGTTTCCATTTAGCTCAACCTATAGAAAGTGTTTCAAAGGGATTTTTCTCATCTCCTAACCCAGATTACTTAACAACAATTTCTACAATTTCATTTATGGTTTTTGCCATATTTGCCTATGGAGGAATTGAAGTTGTAGGTGGTCTTGTGGATCAAACTGAGAATCCAGAGAAAACTTTCCCTAAGGGTGTTACAATTGCAGCTATTGTTATAACTGTAGGTTATGCAATAGGTATTTTCCTTGTTGGAATGTTTACTAACTGGGACTTTATAGTTGCTAAGGGAAATGTTAACATTGCTAACTTCTCCTATGTAACAATGGAAAATTTAGGTTACCAACTTGGTCTTGCATTTGGAGCCACTACTAAAACAGCAGTTTTAATTGGTAAAATAATGTCAAGATATATGGGTGTATCAATGGTATTATGTTTAAGTGGAGCTTTCTTCACTTTATTATACTCTCCATTAAAACAGTTAATAGAGGGAACTCCTACAGAAATGTGGCCTAAAAAATTAACTATTTTAGATGAGGATGGAATGCCTAAAAATGCCATGTGGTTACAATGCGCAATTGTAGTTGTGTTTATATTCGCAGTGTCATTTGGAGGAGAGGGTGCAGCTAAGTTCTTTATGAAGCTTACTCTTATGACTAACGTTGCCATGACAATTCCTTATTTATTAATAGCTTACGCTTTCCCTCACTTTAAAAGAAAAGATGAGATTGAAAAGCCATTTGTTGTTTATAAAAGTCAAGGAGCAATAAAAGTTGCAACATTTTTCACTGTATTAATGGTTGGATTTGCTAATATTGCAACTATAGTTGAACCTGCTACTAGGGGCCATATTTCAGATACAATGTGGATGATAGCAGGTCCTGTGGTATTCTCACTTCTTGCCCTAGGAATCTATGACAGATATGAGAAAAAACATTTAAAGAAATTAAAAGAGCACCTAGTTTAAAATAATTTTAAGGGGTAATCCAAAGGGTTACCTCTTTTTTTATGGTATAATAATATGTTAAAAAGTAATAGGAGGAGAGGTATGATTAAGTTAACTTCATGGAATGTAAATGGACTTCGTGCCATAGTAGGAAAGAATTTTTTAGATTACTTTAAGGAATCTAATAGCGATATATTTTGTTTACAAGAAACAAAATTACAAGAGGGACAGATAGATTTAAATCCCGAAGGATATTATTCCTATTGGAACTATGCTGTGAAAAAGGGATATTCAGGAACCGCTGTATTTACAAAAATTAAACCTATTTCTGTTACCTATGGTTTAAATATAGAGGAACATGACCAAGAGGGAAGAGTAATAACTCTTGAATTTGATGATTTTTATTTAGTAAATGTCTATACACCAAATTCTCAAACAGAACTTGCTAGATTAGACTATAGAATGACATGGGATGATGCCTTTAGAAATCATTTAGTAGAATTAAAGAATAAAAAGGGTGTTGTAGTTTGTGGAGATTTAAATGTTGCCCATAAGGAAATAGATTTAAAAAATCCTAAAACAAATAAGAAAAATGCTGGATTTACTCAAGAGGAGAGGGATAAATTTAGTGAACTTTTAAATGCTGGGTTCATTGATACATTCCGTTATTTCCATCCAGATACAATAGAGGTTTATTCTTGGTGGTCCTATAGATTTAGTGCAAGAAGCAAAAATGCTGGGTGGAGAATAGATTACTTCTTAGCTTCAGAAAACATGAAAGATAGATTACTTGAGGCAAATATTAAAACTGATATTTTAGGTTCTGACCATTGCCCTGTAGAGTTGATTTTAAAATGATAAAGGAAAAATTTAATCATATTTTAGAAGAAAATAAAATTGTTTTTTTGTATATTTTTGATAGTTCAAAAAATAAATGAGTGGATGGAACTATGCTTTCTAGGTTAGAAAGTTTTTCAAAAAAATTTGAAAACTCCATATTTGTTTCTGTGGATGTTTTAAAAAATCCAGAAGTTTCTGGAGAATTTTTAGTTTTTTCCACACCAGTTTTACTTTTATTTTATAAGGGAAGGGAAGTATTAAAGCAAGTACGTTTCTTTTCAGGGAAAGAGATAAAAGTTACTTTAGATAGATTAAATGAAATTGATAATTAAATTAAAAAGAGTATAAATTTGTTATACTCTTTTTTTTATAGACTTGTATTCTATTAAAAAAATATATAATTTAAACCTCTTGCACACGTGAACATTTTATGGTAAAAAAGTATTGTTTTTGATGCTCAAACCTATTTTCAAAACAATATTATGCGGAGGTATCAATGAAAAAAATTATTTTGTTAGGAACATTTTGTGCATTATCATCTTTAGCATTAGGTAGAAATGGAGATGGATATAATTCTGCTCAAACAATTTTTGAAAACAAAACAGTTACTTCTACAAATGGATTTAGAATTCCTGCTATTACAACAACTAGCCAAGGAACAATAATTGCGGTATCTGATATTAGATATGGAGGAACATCTGGAAATACAGATATGCCAGCAAAGGTTGAATTTATGATTAAAACATCAAATGACGGAGGAAAAACTTGGAGTGAAGGAACTATTTTAGGACATCCTGATTTTGCAAATGGGTTAGGGATCACAGATGCTAATATAGTTCATAATCCAGATACTGGTTCAACATTTTTATTTGGATATCAAAATGATAAATTTATAAATCAATCTGGAGGAGATTTTGATTGGTTTGTTTATTCATCTGATGATGGTGGACATACTTGGGATAAAGGACAAAGTATAAAGGATTTATTACCTTCTGGTTATGAATATGCTTTACAAGGACCTGGAAATGGAATGTATTATAAAGGCACTTTATATGTTCCATATCAAGCTTGGGATAATTCTAATGGTGTTGACTGTACATCAGGATTCCTTTTCAGTAAAGATAATGGAAAAACTTGGGAATCTTCAGAATTACTTGATAATATTTCTCTAGATAGAACAAGTGAAAGTAGTGTTTTCTTTCATAAGGGAAAAATCTGTCTTGCAGTGAAAAATGAAGATAAAAAAGATGGAGAAAAGGGAAGAATTGTATATACAACATCAGATAATGGAAAAACTTGGGAGAAATTAGAAGAGAATTTTATCCCAGATGAGGCTGCAAAATGTGAAACTAGTACATTATCCCTAAGTGAAGATGTTTATTTAGTTGGATTTGCTGAACAAGGGAAAAAACCTTGGGATAGAAATAATATTTATGTTACAACAAATACAGGAAAGAAAATAAAAATCTGGGAAGGAGATACCTATGGATATACTTCCATGGCCCAAGATTTAGATAATTTATATGTTTTATTTGAAGCAGAAAGTACAGTAGGAGATGTTTTATTAAGAAAATTTGATATTGCTGCAAAGGAATATGCAAATTTAAATGGACAAATTTTAGAAAAAGGACAAAATCTATTTAAAATACAAAATAAATTATTTACTAAGGAATCATATATAACAGGAGCTTATGGAACTCATGAGTCTTCAGATGTAGAATCTATAATTCTTCATAATAATATAAAATTTGGAGCGTTCCATAGAAAAACTGAAGAAAATAGTAAAGATATTTATAGAACTGTAGAATATAAAATGGAAGAAACTAGTTTAGTTCTTTCTCAAGATAATGTAATAACTAATAATGATAATATATTCGCAGGATACCAATATACAAAAATAAAATATGCAAATGGAAGTAAAAATGATATGAACTCATTTATATTGGGATATTCTTTAAATCATTCCTTAGAAAATGAACTTTTATATACTATGAATTTAAATGGAATTTACAATAATAATAAATTAAAAAGAAATAAATTAGAAGGGCTTGGAAAGACTGCAGATTTTTATTCTTTTAGTATTGGATTAAATAATGCATTTACAAAATCTATTATATCAGAAGATACTTTAAGTAGTGATTTAACTTTAGGACTTGAAACTACTTTATTTGGTCATGAAGATATTAAAGAAAAAAATGGAAATGAATTTAATGATGCTGAAGTTAAAAAAAGTACAAACATATCTAATAAACTTCATGGTAAATTTAATATAGATAAGGGCATTGTTTTAAATAAAGGGATTAAATTATCCTTTGGAAGTGCTATAAAATATGAAAAAGAATTAATGAATGTTGATTCTTGGAAAGATAAGTTTACTGTGTTAGATGTTGAAAAAGAATTTGCAAGACCTGTTAGAAAAAATAAATATGGAGTTACAACTGGAGAAATTTCTGGAACAATTGCTTTTGGTGAAAAATTCTATGGAACATTAATTCTTTCTACAGATACCCTAGGAGAGACTACTACAAAAGGAAAAATAACTTATAAATTTTAATTAAAAAAGAATTATTTTTAGGGTGCTAATTGCTATGATTGCACCCTTTTTTTAATTAAATATTATTTAGTTCTTCTTCAAGACGTAATCCATGTTTAATTTCTAATTTAGCCAAATCTAAAAATATTTTACTAATATTATCATATCCTTCTTCTTTAGCTATTTTTGAATAGACTACATAAGTTTCCTCTCCAGCTTTTTTTTCTCCTTGGGAAAATATATGCAGATTTTGAATTGTACTTTGAACCATATTTTTTAAATTATCAATTTCAAAAAGAGATAACTCATATTTTGAAATATCTTCTTTGATAAATTGCTTTAATATATTACCATGGCCTTCTTCTTCTAAAGAAAATTGCTCAAAAATAATGGCTAAATTTTTATAATTTTCTTCTTGAGCTTTTTTTTCTAATAGTTTGTATAAAATACTACCTGAAATTTCTCCACGATAGGAATTTACAATATTTTGATATGTTTTTGATTTAAGAAATTCCATAATATAAACCACCTTTTTATTTTTTTAGTATACATCTACTTCCTTTAGGATTTAAACATCCATTACAAGATTTACAAAATGCTTTAGTATAATTTCCAGATTCCCATTCATTAATTAAATTTGGTTCACATAATAATGGCCTAGCTAAAGACACAAATTGAATATTAGTATTTTCGAAAACAGAAAGAACTTTTTCATAGGTTCGAATACCTCCTACTGTACTAATAGGAGTATTTATTAATTTGCTAATTTTTTCAGCAAAAGATTGAAAATAACCTTCATCATTAATATTTTTAATTCCAACTCTTATAACTCCTTCATTTTTTCTAGAAATAACAGAACCACCACTAACTTCTATTAAATCAATATTTCTTTTGGAAAGTTCTTTACATACCCACAACATTTCCTTTTCAGTAGCTCCCCCATCAACAAAATCTTCACAATTTAATTTAACAGAAATAAGATAATCATTACCAACTCCTTCTCTTATTTTGTCATAGACTTCTAAAAGGAATTTGGATCTTCCTGAAATATCTCCTCCATAGGAATCTTTTCTTTTATTGAATAATGGATTCATAAATTGGCTTAATAAGTATCCATGGGCACCATGTATTTGGATCCCGTCAAAAACCAGCTTTTTTAGCTCTTATTCCAGCTAATTTAAATTTTTTTTCTAGCTCTAAAATTTCTTCAATTGTAAGTTCTTCTGCTTGTTGTTTGGTTACTGGGTGTGTATGAGCAGAGGGCCCAACAATTCTTTTACTAGAACCTGGTCTTCCTTGAGATCCCCCTAAAACTAATTGTAAAAATATTTTACAATCAGTTTTATGAACTTCATCTACTAATTCTTTAAGACCAGGAATAAATTTATCATCGTATATTCCAATCATATTACTTGCAGGTTTATCATATTCAACAATATTGCTAAACCCTGTAATAATAGTACCAACACCTCCTTGGGATAATTCTTTATAAAAATTAATAAGTTCTTTAGTTACAAAACCAGCTTTATCAGCTAGACCTTCCCAAATAGCACTACGAATAAAAGAATTTTTTAGTTTTAAATTTTTCAAAATATTTTCATTAAAGGGTTTCTTTAGCAATATTTTCCTCCTTGGAAAAATTATTTATTTTTTCTAATAATAAATTTATACTTTCTGTAATTTTTATATTTTCTTCTTCTGTAATTTCAAAATGGCTTAAAAATGTTTCATGTATTTCAGCTACGGTTGACTCTAGTTCAATTGCTTTTGTAGTTAAAGAAATCAAAGATTTTCTACAATCTTCTTGAGCTTTCTTTTTTAAAATTAAATTATTATCTATCATTTTTTTTATAAGTGGAGATAATGTTCCCGTAGAAAGTTCCAATATAGAGCTTAACTCATTAAATGGAATTTCTTTTTTTTCATAAAGAACTAATAAAACTAAATATTGTGGATAAGTTAAATTTAATTTATCTAAAAATGGTGTATAAAGTCGAATAATACCCCTTGATATTTTATATAAATTAAAACAATTATAAGAATTAATTATCATTGTTAAATCTTTCTATGCTAAATTAAATCGTATACGATCTAATTTAATATTACCACGTATACAAAAAAGGTGCTATCATAACAATAGCACCCTGATTAAAGTATGAAAACCTTTCTTAAGAAAAGGTTTTCATAAACATTATTAAATTTAAAATTAACTATTTTACAGCTTCTAATAAAGTTTTTCCTGGTTTAAACTTAACAGTTTTCTTAGCTTCTATTTGGATTTCTTCTCCAGTTTTAGGGTTTCTTCCAACTCTAGCAGCTCTTTCAGCAACTTCAAATTTTCCCCATCCTATAAAGTTTATATCTTCTCCTGCAGCTAAAACTTCTTCAAATGCAGTTAAAATTCCATCTAATTTTCTTTCTGCTTCTGCTTTAGAAACAAATAATTCCTTTTCAAATAATACTTTTGCGAAATCTTTTTTTGTCATTATAATTTTCCTCCTAAAATGTAAACATTAAACCTTTAGCACTTTCTTTATATCATATATAACAATCTTTTTCAAATAAAATTTAAGAAAACCCTTTATTTTCCTAGATTTTGACACTTTTTTTACCTTAATGAATAACTTT
This genomic interval carries:
- a CDS encoding TrmH family RNA methyltransferase codes for the protein MEIIRSKDNETFKFLKKLKTKKYRDSENLFLAEGVKFLDFNIEPQMILINEEIDIDVKLEERLAKFNCRKILLDYKLFSQITSQENSQGVIIVYKSRLNLECELDDNIVVLNKISDPGNMGTIIRVADAAGFKDIIVTKGSVDCYNEKTVRSSMGSILSMNIHYIDEKDLLTYLKKKNYKLIATALEKDSIPYTSMKLENKNAIIFGNEGNGIEKEIIEACEEKIIIPIYGSAESLNVAMASGIVLYEVRNKLNK
- a CDS encoding AarF/UbiB family protein, which gives rise to MFSLKFLRLIQILDSNRVPSISHIQELDYFGTKALEYYTSRIDIVKTPIIYRLLKIYNERTFKDDMHFLDILQGNNKEKHPLIFNLEYFDSTPFETLETFNIYRGNLKIFEDVAIKISRKNSKNLKKQIHSLEKLTTFSHFLPNGHMSENLKDVVKYCKNSMELEYDLNNHHCAMNYLKKMNEAYLPKYPVLKFLKFSKEFNYLSEKNVYVSKFIDNGRPLNIALAKEKLTMENISNLIYIRLIHLLDIGIFPKNNSNRDIIVDDDGYFYFRNFYSLCKLHKKNKKILNQFIKTLLNEDFSLALNYILLLSINSKQIHEDIAFKEEGLKYLEENFSSNKNINIIKIILNLFKIADAHKFKFSSDIFDFFKELIFIKLIILNCRYKIELFTILKDFINNLNS
- a CDS encoding extracellular solute-binding protein, which produces MKKIILLLSMIFMLAACGGKGDKEKANNVLYVYEWADYIPKQIFEKFEKETGIKVVEDIYSSNEEMFAKLKAGGKGYDLVIPSTDYAEIMMNEGMLEKIDKNQIPNFKNIDPIVLDKLHYFDKDNDYAVPYVMGATVIAVNKKYVKDYPRDYTIFERKDLAGRMTLLDDMREVMTSALGTLGYPQNTTSEKEIAQAADLVKQWKKNIAKFDSESYGKGFANGDFWVVQGYAENIYVELDPDQKKDTDFIIPEKGGTSYIDSFVLLKDSKNKEAAYKFLNFINEPENYALICDHLGLPSINVPARKLVTKKPMYTIEDLKNTQTLRDIKSTLDLQNKYWQQILVD
- a CDS encoding calcium/sodium antiporter, which produces MMSIVFMILGIVALVYGANFLVDGASAIAKKFNIPNIVIGLTIVAFGTSAPELVVNTIASVKGYSAITMGNVIGSNLINTLIILGVTAAIYPLSVSKTTTFIEVPLSFIAGFIVLIMANDYYFDGVNSIIGRGDGIILLIFFLMFLGYNFYLTLKAKEEDELEIKNYSMGIAIGAFIGGLILLIVGGKFIVDSAVDIATGLGVSERVISLTIVALGTSLPELATSVVAAMKKNSDLAIGNCVGSNIFNIFFILGISAVIRPINIGAGENLELIFNVLAGVLLFVFILRRRKLVRWQGIAMIVFYGIYLFDLLRK
- the dnaN gene encoding DNA polymerase III subunit beta, yielding MIFSINRINLVEILSEFTNILKDNPIRPVLSGLKIEAIDDKIIFTGTNMETNFIREVRGEVNENGVVVFKPQLVFEYVKLLDNETIIFSLQNETLLIHQAEFTILDADIYPMIPKLTFDKIIDIKGRDLVKSFEKVKFSSAISNENLAINCIRTIFSSEGIEFISTDSYRLTYLKEDYPCSLEKELSIPIETIIILCKLMKDLDDIVTIGHNGSTLVFLWKDIYFSTKLIEMPFPNVKAIIAGANFTKMMEFSTKELKSALKKVMTVARTSIETKNGALFEFKNNNLIMSAFSGKAKITQKVNMIKTGEDLRCSLNTKYLYDFIENIEKNTVIKGNAASAMFEVSEFENPSYKYILMPLALRD